One genomic region from Colletes latitarsis isolate SP2378_abdomen chromosome 10, iyColLati1, whole genome shotgun sequence encodes:
- the LOC143346243 gene encoding uncharacterized protein LOC143346243 isoform X2, translating into MCSNYFENLILQARQLDDGIEKLSEIWKLPHVMVGRFTGSTEEEGIELLSKRNGFESPNSVSMEEFLQETKETYQSLKEQSDFLESVLAEHGYHYENNPLDERNLNNDISNQCLLEETKHSEAEVTPNFNSNFGIKQGQHRTPASNGSYTPYSITTHMTNSPALFSEDISMYRELLYTPFKERPQEPVYSTHFYNLLKK; encoded by the exons ATGTGCTCAAATTATTTTGAGAATCTTATACTGCAAGCACGACAACTTGACGATGGTATCGAAAAATTAAGTGAAATATGGAAATTGCCACACGTTATGGTTGGACGTTTTACAGGATCTACTGAAGAA GAAGGAATAGAACTTTTGTCGAAGAGAAATGGATTCGAGTCACCCAATTCAGTATCTATGGAAGAATTTCTTCAAGAAACAAAGGAAACATACCAATCATTAAAAGAACAAAGTGATTTCCTAGAATCTGTTTTAGCAGAACATGGTTatcattatgaaaacaatccttTAGACGA AAGAAATTTAAATAATGACATTTCTAATCAGTGTCTACTCGAAGAAACGAAACATTCAGAAGCTGAAGTTACTCCCAATTTTAATTCAAATTTTGGAATAAAGCAGGGACAACACAGAACACCAGCATCTAATGGCAGTTATACACCGTATTCAATTACAACACATATGACTAACAGTCCAGCATTATTTTCAGAAGATATTTCTATGTATAGAGAACTATTGTATACTCCATTTAAAGAACGTCCGCAGGAACCAGTTTATTCTACACACTTTTACAACTTATTGAAAAAATGA
- the LOC143346243 gene encoding uncharacterized protein LOC143346243 isoform X1, with the protein MCSNYFENLILQARQLDDGIEKLSEIWKLPHVMVGRFTGSTEEVNSYVESLWNNIRKTEEGIELLSKRNGFESPNSVSMEEFLQETKETYQSLKEQSDFLESVLAEHGYHYENNPLDERNLNNDISNQCLLEETKHSEAEVTPNFNSNFGIKQGQHRTPASNGSYTPYSITTHMTNSPALFSEDISMYRELLYTPFKERPQEPVYSTHFYNLLKK; encoded by the exons ATGTGCTCAAATTATTTTGAGAATCTTATACTGCAAGCACGACAACTTGACGATGGTATCGAAAAATTAAGTGAAATATGGAAATTGCCACACGTTATGGTTGGACGTTTTACAGGATCTACTGAAGAAGTAAATTCTTACGTTGAATCATTATGGAATAATATAAGAAAGACAGAG GAAGGAATAGAACTTTTGTCGAAGAGAAATGGATTCGAGTCACCCAATTCAGTATCTATGGAAGAATTTCTTCAAGAAACAAAGGAAACATACCAATCATTAAAAGAACAAAGTGATTTCCTAGAATCTGTTTTAGCAGAACATGGTTatcattatgaaaacaatccttTAGACGA AAGAAATTTAAATAATGACATTTCTAATCAGTGTCTACTCGAAGAAACGAAACATTCAGAAGCTGAAGTTACTCCCAATTTTAATTCAAATTTTGGAATAAAGCAGGGACAACACAGAACACCAGCATCTAATGGCAGTTATACACCGTATTCAATTACAACACATATGACTAACAGTCCAGCATTATTTTCAGAAGATATTTCTATGTATAGAGAACTATTGTATACTCCATTTAAAGAACGTCCGCAGGAACCAGTTTATTCTACACACTTTTACAACTTATTGAAAAAATGA
- the Usp1 gene encoding ubiquitin specific protease 1 yields the protein MTVLDTEEDADKRSVPPRKKFCLALSGRERTISNISQASQTTVKESLLNRETFTYSTSKMLNGYRNQLSNHQDGSYDVSNSGTEGLRIATLCNLGNTCFLNSVIYTLRFAPSFLHNLHHLATDLSNVNDKQLQTKIKSSSLGRTGMSLTSSGSRSWSSKDLLALAGSTGDSSKHKIQIATEKLHELFIALRASEARENSEPYQPDAFLQALRDVNPIFEGNQQQDAHELLVCLLDNIRETFQLLVRHRESQFGQNSDGLTDFSTEHLANIQSKSSNSSKRSICKSRKKKKITTVGSSSCIVQSNLNGVSASSRPYENGHAEFLESNGDISSRRPESKKCFISEDFEGVSLLQTTCLECEHVTERKETFCDICVPIDIDRSNETDEEVRSMDSSEVYKRAVVTSELLWGRDKYWCASCLRYNEARRAVCFPSLPRLLILQLKRFSTAAGSMEKINNHMPTPLTLQCFCEECNNDQTRGSAGGKSESRHVYKLYSVIMHQGATMTAGHYVAYTRLPDESAFAEYFQCDRDSKRQTSSQSSSGTSTNSSSSDKTSGILKYFRSKPSASETKEQLIRVGCRSMDCCGIRRHKHPSTWLECDDEAVHVIPLRELEDKLAPNPRNSATPYLLFYVRSMT from the exons ATGACAGTATTAGATACAGAAGAAGACGCGGATAAACGTTCAGTTCCCCCTAGAAAGAAATTTTGCTTAGCCCTTTCTGGTCGAGAACGTACAATTTCTAACATCTCTCAGGCTTCCCAGACAACAGTTAAGGAGAGCCTTCTGAACAGAGAAACTTTTACATATA GTACAAGCAAAATGTTGAATGGCTATCGCAATCAGCTTAGCAATCATCAGGATGGAAGTTATGATGTATCGAACAGTGGTACCGAAGGATTGAGAATAGCTACTTTGTGTAATTTAGGAAATACATGTTTCTTAAACAGTGTAATATATACTTTACGATTTGCACCATCCTTCCTACATAATTTGCACCATTTAGCCACCGATTTGTCTAACGTAAATGATAAACAACTTCAAACTAAa ATAAAATCGTCATCTTTGGGTAGGACTGGCATGTCGCTTACATCGAGTGGCAGTCGTAGTTGGAGTAGTAAAGATTTGTTAGCTTTGGCTGGATCTACCGGAGATAGCAGTAAACATAAAATACAAATAGCTACCGAAAAATTACACGAGTTGTTTATAGCATTACGTGCATCCGAAGCAAGAGAAAATAGTGAACCGTATCAACCAGATGCATTTTTACAAGCACTTAG AGACGTAAATCCTATTTTTGAAGGAAACCAGCAGCAAGATGCTCATGAACTTTTAGTATGTTTACTTGATAACATCAGGGAAACATTTCAGTTGTTGGTCAGGCATAGGGAGAGTCAGTTTGGTCAAAACAGTGATGGATTAACGGACTTCTCTACGGAACATTTAGCAAACATACAGTCAAAAAGTAGTAATTCCAGTAAGAGAAGCATTTGCAAatctagaaaaaaaaagaagataacAACAGTAGGAAGTTCATCGTGTATTGTACAGTCGAATTTAAACGGCGTGTCAGCATCTTCTAGACCATATGAAAACGGTCATGCTGAATTTTTGGAAAGTAATGGAGATATTAGTAGTCGTAGACCGGAAAGCAAGAAATGCTTCATTTCCGAAGATTTCGAAGGAGTTAGTCTTTTGCAAACCACATGCCTTGAATGTGAACACGTTACGGAAAGAAAAGAAACATTTTGCGATATATGTGTGCCTATTGATATCGACCGATCGAACGAAACAG ACGAAGAAGTAAGATCGATGGATAGCAGCGAAGTATATAAACGCGCAGTAGTTACTAGTGAACTTCTTTGGGGGAGAGATAAATATTGGTGTGCCAGTTGCCTTCGATATAACGAAGCTCGAAGGGCTGTATGTTTTCCATCCTTACCGAGACTTCTTATACTGCAATTGAAAAGATTTTCCACCGCAGCCGG GTCAATGGAAAAAATTAATAACCATATGCCAACACCATTAACCTTACAATGTTTCTGCGAAGAATGCAACAACGATCAAACTCGTGGGAGCGCAGGCGGAAAATCAGAATCCCGTCACGTGTACAAGCTGTATTCCGTTATTATGCACCAGGGTGCAACAATGACGGCCGGTCACTACGTTGCTTATACTCGATTACCTGATGAATCTGCATTTGCAGAGTACTTCCAATGCGATCGAGATAGCAAGCGACAAACTTCTAGTCAGAGTAGTAgcggtacaagtacaaattcatCTTCATCCGACAAAACATCCGGTATATTAAAGTACTTCAGAAGTAAACCGAGTGCTAGCGAAACTAAGGAGCAATTGATCAGGGTCGGTTGTCGTAGCATGGATTGCTGCGGCATTCGGCGTCACAAACATCCTAGCACTTGGTTGGAATGCGACGATGAAGCAGTACACGTAATCCCGTTACGAGAGTTGGAAGATAAATTAGCACCAAATCCGCGAAATTCTGCTACCCCTTATCTCTTGTTCTATGTGAGGTCCATGACATAA